The window CTGCTGCCCGGCGGGGAGCGGCGGGGGATCGCCTCACTGGCGGCACGGTTCGCCGCGAAGGAGGCCCTGGCCAAGGCACTGGGCGCGCCGGGCGGGCTGCTCTGGACCGACGCCGAGGTGTGCGTCGAGGAGAGCGGCCGGCCCCGGCTGGAGGTGCGCGGCACCGTCGCCGCACGGGCCGCCGAACTCGGCGTGCGCAGCTGGCACGTCTCCCTCAGCCACGACGCGGGGGTGGCGTCCGCCGTGGTGATCGCGGAGGGTTGAGCGCATGCGACATGCCTACAGCGTCGAGACCGTACGGGCGGCCGAGCGCGCCGTGATGGCGCGGCTCCCGGAGGGCACGCTCATGCAGCGCGCCGCCGCCGGGCTCGCGGTGGCCTGCGGCGACCTCCTGCGGCGCAACGGCCGGGTCTACGGCTCCCGGGTGCTGCTCCTCGTCGGCAGCGGCGACAACGGCGGCGACACCCTCTACGCGGGAGCCCGGCTGGCGCGGCGGGGGGCCGGTGTACGCGCGGTCCTGACCGCGCCGGACAAGGTCCACCGGGCCGGGCTCGCCGCCCTGCTGGCCGCGGGCGGACAGGTCCTCGACGGCCCGGACCCGGGCCCCTTCGGCCCCGTCGACCTCGTCGTCGACGGCATCACCGGGATCGGCGGACACGGCGGCCTGCGCCCCGGCGCCGCCGACCTGGTGCGGGCGGTCACCCGGGGGCACGCGCCCGTGCTGTCCGTGGACCTGCCGAGCGGCGTCGAGGCGGACACCGGGCAGGTGCTCGGGGCCGCCGTGCGCGCGGACGCGACGGTCACCTTCGGCGCGTACAAACCGGGGCTGCTCGTCGATCCGGCCGCCGGACACGCGGGAGCCCTGCGCCTGGTGGACATCGGCCTGGGCCCGGAACTGCCCGCCCGCCCGGACCTGGAGGCCCTCCAGTACGCCGACGTCGCGGCCCTGCTGCCGGTGCCCGACGCGGAGAGCGACAAGTACCGGCGCGGGGTCGTGGGCGTGGCCGCCGGGTCCGAGCGGTACCCGGGGGCGGCGGTGCTCGCGGTCGCCGGGGCGCTGCACGGCGGCGCCGGAGCCGTCCGGTACGCGGGCCCGGGCGCCGACGCCGTGATCGCCCGCTTCCCGGAGGTCCTGGTCCACCCGGGGCCGCCGTCGAAGGCGGGACGGGTCCAGGCCTGGGTCGTCGGTCCCGGGCTCGGCGACTCCTCGTCGGCCGCCGGCGCGGTGGCCGACGTGCTCGCCGCGGACGTCCCGGTCCTCGTCGACGCGGACGGGCTGCGGCTGATGGACGCCGGAGCGGTCCGCGCGCGGACCGCCCCCACCGTCCTGACCCCGCACGCCGGCGAGGCCGCCGCGCTGCTCGGGGTGCCGCGCGAGGAGATCGAGGCGGGACGGCTCGCCGCCGTGCGGGAACTCGCCGCGCGCTACGACGCGACGGTGCTGCTCAAGGGGTCCACGACCCTCGTCGCCGAGGCGGGGGACGCACCCGTGCGGATCAACCCGACCGGCACGTCCTGGCTGGCCACGGCGGGCAGCGGGGACGTGCTGTCCGGGCTGACGGGTTCCCTGCTCGCGGCGGGCCTCGCGCCCCGCGACGCCGCCTCCGTCGGCGCCTATCTGCACGGCCTCGCGGCGCGCCGGGCGTCGGACGGGGCGCCGGTCGCCGCACAGGACGTCGCGGACGCCGTGCCGGCGGCGTGGCGGGATGTGCGCGCCTGATCCAGGCTTGTCCCGGGCCGGTTCACGCCGGAGAGCGGAGAGCGCCGTGGAACGCCGGGGAACCGGGAAGGGACGGTGGTCGGACATGGGCAGTGCCGTACGCGTACACAGGGTGTACGACCCGCCGGAGGACGACGACGGCACCCGGGTGCTCGTCGACCGGCTGTGGCCGCGGGGGGTCTCCAAGGAGCACGCGGCCGTCGACGTGTGGGCCAAGGACGCGACTCCCTCCAAGGAACTGCGCACCTGGTTCCACGACAACCGGGACCGCTACGACGACTTCGTGGACCGCTACCGCACCGAACTCGGCGATCCGGCCCACGCCGGGGCCGTCGGCGACCTGCTCGACCTGCTGCGCGCCGGCGGCCCGGTCACCTTCGTGACGGCGGTGAAGGACGTTCCCGCCAGCCACGTCCCGGTTCTCGTCGACCATCTGGAGCACGCCCTCGGACAGCGGTGACCGCCTCACCGGGCACGGGAGGTCGAGGGCGCGGGCCCACGCCTCTGAGAGACTGGGCGCGATGAACGAGACAGCGACCCTGAGAGCCCGTGCCGAGATCGACCTCGCCGCACTGCGCGCCAACGTGCGCGCACTGCGCGCGCGGGCGTCCGGCGCGCAGCTCATGGCCGTGGTGAAGTCCGACGCCTACGGTCACGGGGCCGTGCCCTGCGCCAGGGCCGCGCAGGAGGCGGGCGCCGCGTGGCTGGGAACCGCCACCCCGCAGGAGGCACTCGCGCTGCGGGCCGCCGGGATCGGCGGCCCGTTGATGTGCTGGCTGTGGACGCCGGGCGGCCCTTGGCGCGAGGCGGTGGAGGCCGGCATCGACGTCTCGGTGAGCGGCATGTGGGCGCTCGACGAGGTCGTCGCCGCGGCCACCGAGGCAGGGGTACCTGCCCGGGTCCAGCTCAAGGCCGACACGGGCCTGGGACGCAACGGCTGCCAGCCCGCCGACTGGCCGCAGCTCGTCTCCGCTGCCCGCGCCGCCGAGACCGCGGGCGTCCTGCGCGTCACCGGCCTGTGGTCGCACTTCGCCTGCGCCGACGAGCCCGGGCACCCCTCGATCGCCGCGCAGCTGGACGTCTTCCGGGACATGGTGGCGTACGCGGAGAAGGAGGGCGTGACGCCCGAGGTGCGGCACATCGCCAACTCCCCGGCGACGCTCACGGTGCCCGAGTCGCACTTCGACCTCGTGCGCACCGGGATCGCGATGTACGGCATCTCGCCCAGCCCCGAGCTGGGCACCCCGGCCGACTTCGGGCTGCGCCCCGTGATGACGTTCGCCGCCTCGGTCGCCCTGGTCAAGCAGGTGCCGCCGGGGCACGGCATCAGCTACGGCCACCACTACACGACCTCCGCCGAGACGACCCTCGCCCTGGTGCCCGTCGGCTACGCGGACGGCGTCCCGCGCCACGCCTCCGGCCGGGGGCCCGTGCTCGTCGGGGGTGCCGTCCGCCGGGTCGCCGGCCGCGTCGCCATGGACCAGTTCGTGGTCGACCTCGAGGGCGACAGCCTCGAAGCGGGCGCGGAGGCGGTGCTGTTCGGGCCGGGGGACCGGGGCGAGCCGAGCGCCGAGGACTGGGCGGTCGCGGCCGGCACCATCGCGTACGAGATCGTCACGCGCATCGGTGCGCGCGTCCCCCGCGTCCACCTCCACGAGGACTCCGGCCGGGGCTGACGTCCCGGCCCGGCCCGCCGACGACAACGACGACGACGAAGGAGCACGGCACGGTGAGCGAGACCAGCGCCGAGGACGTCATGGCGACCGCGGCCGTCGCGGCGGCCGGCTGGCGCCGGGCGGGCGTCGCCGGGGCGGCGATAGGCGTCATCGCCGCGGG is drawn from Streptomyces sp. NBC_00178 and contains these coding sequences:
- a CDS encoding DUF488 domain-containing protein, which encodes MGSAVRVHRVYDPPEDDDGTRVLVDRLWPRGVSKEHAAVDVWAKDATPSKELRTWFHDNRDRYDDFVDRYRTELGDPAHAGAVGDLLDLLRAGGPVTFVTAVKDVPASHVPVLVDHLEHALGQR
- the alr gene encoding alanine racemase encodes the protein MNETATLRARAEIDLAALRANVRALRARASGAQLMAVVKSDAYGHGAVPCARAAQEAGAAWLGTATPQEALALRAAGIGGPLMCWLWTPGGPWREAVEAGIDVSVSGMWALDEVVAAATEAGVPARVQLKADTGLGRNGCQPADWPQLVSAARAAETAGVLRVTGLWSHFACADEPGHPSIAAQLDVFRDMVAYAEKEGVTPEVRHIANSPATLTVPESHFDLVRTGIAMYGISPSPELGTPADFGLRPVMTFAASVALVKQVPPGHGISYGHHYTTSAETTLALVPVGYADGVPRHASGRGPVLVGGAVRRVAGRVAMDQFVVDLEGDSLEAGAEAVLFGPGDRGEPSAEDWAVAAGTIAYEIVTRIGARVPRVHLHEDSGRG
- a CDS encoding holo-ACP synthase, giving the protein MIIGVGIDVAEIERFGAALGRTPQLAERLFLERELLLPGGERRGIASLAARFAAKEALAKALGAPGGLLWTDAEVCVEESGRPRLEVRGTVAARAAELGVRSWHVSLSHDAGVASAVVIAEG
- a CDS encoding NAD(P)H-hydrate dehydratase — encoded protein: MRHAYSVETVRAAERAVMARLPEGTLMQRAAAGLAVACGDLLRRNGRVYGSRVLLLVGSGDNGGDTLYAGARLARRGAGVRAVLTAPDKVHRAGLAALLAAGGQVLDGPDPGPFGPVDLVVDGITGIGGHGGLRPGAADLVRAVTRGHAPVLSVDLPSGVEADTGQVLGAAVRADATVTFGAYKPGLLVDPAAGHAGALRLVDIGLGPELPARPDLEALQYADVAALLPVPDAESDKYRRGVVGVAAGSERYPGAAVLAVAGALHGGAGAVRYAGPGADAVIARFPEVLVHPGPPSKAGRVQAWVVGPGLGDSSSAAGAVADVLAADVPVLVDADGLRLMDAGAVRARTAPTVLTPHAGEAAALLGVPREEIEAGRLAAVRELAARYDATVLLKGSTTLVAEAGDAPVRINPTGTSWLATAGSGDVLSGLTGSLLAAGLAPRDAASVGAYLHGLAARRASDGAPVAAQDVADAVPAAWRDVRA